CGGCAGCTTCTAAGTCATATTCACCAAAGGCATTAGGTAATCCGGCATTAGGGTGAGCCGACACATAGCTTTCGCTCACCCGGCTTAGCTCTTCTACATACTGGCGCAACTCATCAGGACCAAGGGCACAGTTTAAACCCATGCTAATTGGATCGGCGTGGCGCAGCGAGTTGTAAAATGCTTCGGTGGTTTGCCCACTCAGAGTACGACCGGAGGCGTCGGTAATGGTACCTGATATCATAATCGGCAGGTCGACACCTAACTCTTCATACACCGACTTAACCGCAAATACCGCTGCCTTAGCATTTAAAGTATCGAAAATAGTTTCGATAAGAATTAAGTCACTGCCACCTTCAATCAAGGCTTTGGTTGATTCCTCGTACGCTTCAACTAATTCGTTAAAAGTTACGTTTCTGTAGCCAGGGTCGTTTACATCGGGAGAGATAGAACAGGTGCGGTTTGTTGGCCCCAACACCCCCGCTACAAAACGCGGACGCTCTGGGTTTAATGCCGTAACTTCGTCGGCTACCTCGCGAGCAATTCTGGCAGCTTCACGGTTTATTTCGGCCGAGTAGGCTTCCATGTCGTAATCAGCCATCGCAATGGTGGTAGCGTTAAAGGTATTAGTTTCGAGAATGTCAGCGCCAGCCAATAAGTAATCGCGATGGATATCGGCAATGATTTTTGGCTGGGAAAGTACCAACATATCGTTGTTACCTTTTACGTCAGTATGCCAATCAGCAAAGCGTTCTCCGCGGTAATCAGCCTCTTCTAACTTGTAAGACTGAATCATGGTTCCCATGCCGCCATCGATAATCATGATGCGTTGAGAAAGTTGCTTTTCTAATTGAGGCCTTGCTGACACGGGTACATCCTATATTCTTTCGCTGGTATTTCGACACGGCAGTGTAGCACACTGCCTTTAAGGGCTTAGCTGCGATAAAGTTATATGAAATTATTTCAAGATATTATCAGACTTGGGCTTTAGCTCGGCTAGGTCGTATGGAGTAATCTGGTAAACGCAATAGTTTAGCCAGTTATTGTAAAGTAAGTGCCCATGACTACGCCAAGTTGCACAGGGCGGGTTAGTGCAATCATCCTGTGGATAGTAGTTCTCAGGCAACTGAGGCGTTAACCCTTCTTGGCTATCGCGCTGATACTCGTTGTGTAAGGTATCTGCGGCATACTCAGGATGGCCAGTAATAAACACTTGGCGAAAATCTTCGCTGGCAAATAAATAACTACCTGCTTCGGGGTTATCGGCCAGCACTTTTAAGTCGGTTTCTTCATTGATCAAATTTGAATCAAAGTGGGCAAACCGAGACAATGGCGCTAAGAAGGCATCGTCAAACCCACGCACTAAAGGGTTATGCTTGTGTTTAGTTTGATGCCAATACACGCCAGACAACTTCTTCTCACGCGTTTGTTTTTCCAAACCGTACAAATGATATAGCGCTGCTTGCGCTGCCCAACACAGGTAAAGTGTGGAGGTTACGTGAGTTGTAGACCAGTCGATAATCTCTTTAACTTGATCCCAATAGTAAACATCCTCAAAGGCCACTTGGCCTAGTGGTGCACCGGTTATAATCAAGCCATCAAAATTACGCTCACGCAGTTTTTCAAAATCACGATAAAACTTATCGATATGCTCTTGCGGGGTATTTTTAGATACGCGATGGTTGATGCGCAATAATTTTACATTGACCTGCAAAGGCGAGTTTGAAAGCAAGCGGAGGATCTGGTTCTCCGTCTCGATTTTTTTTGGCATCAGGTTAAGCAATACCACTTCTAGTGGACGAATATCCTGATGAGCTGCACGACTCTCTGGCATGACAAATATATTTTCATTGCGCAATACTTCAGCAGCGGGTAACTGATCAGGAATACAAATTGGCATATAAAGGTTCCTTGCTAACAACAGGCAATGTATGTCTAGACATCTAGATACCTATTTTAGTTAGATTGTACGCTATGTCTAGAACTTGTTAAAAGCAGCTGATTTTATGCGGCAAATTCTTCATAATGCTGGCTAGACAGATGAAGTAGAAAGGGAAAATGGCAGAGTTAAAGCTAAATGTTGAACGTTTACAGATAGGTGTTTATGTAAAACTGCCTGTTAAATGGGGCGAGCACCCATTTATGTTCACCAGCTTCAAGATTAAAAGCCAAGACCAGATCGAAGTGATTCATAACCTCGGTTTGAAACATGTCATTGTTGTTCCTGAAAAAAGCGACAAGCCCCCCTTGCCTGCCGATCAAGAAGGAAGTGGCAACTCAAAGGCTGATAGCAAGGCGCAAGAAAAAGCCGAAAAAGCCCTTTGGGAAGAAAAGCGCGCCCGTATTGAAGAACTTAAAAACTACCGTCGCAACCTGCAAAAAGTAGAAAAAGAGTTTGACCGTTCCATGGCTCAGGTTCGCGCCGTGATGGCTAAGCTTAAGAGCCGCCCGCTAAATGCAGTGGACGACGCAACCAGCCTCATTAACAACTTAGCCGATGACTTATTGTCCGGTGAAAATGTTGTGCTTCATTTAATGAACGACAGCAAAGATGCAGATAGCTTCTATTACCATAGTCTCAACGTTTCGATCCTTGCGATGATGCTGGCTAAAGCTGCTGGTTTTTCTGAGCGCGATATTAAGATTTTAGGTTTGGCTGGCTTGTTCCATGATGTTGGGAAAATGAAGATTCCCGACAAAATACTGCGCAAGCCGGGCAAACTTACCGCTCAAGAAGCCAACCTTCTTAAGATGCACACCAAATATGGTGCAGACTTTCTTAAACTCTCTGAGACTTTGCCAGCAAAAGTAAAATTAATTGCTGAGCAGCACCACGAGTTTTTAGATGGAAGTGGCTATCCGAAGAAGTTAAAAGGTGAACAAATTGACCGTTTGTCACAATTGATTTCAGTGGTAAATGAATACGATAGCTTGTGTCATCCAAGAGATGTTAAACAAACCCGGATTCCTTTTACGGTTATCTCATATCTTTATAAGCAGCGTAAAGAACAGTTAAATACTGCAGATTTAGGTATTTTGATCCGTTTACTGGGGATTTACCCACCAGGTAGTGTGGTACAGCTTAGTTCCGGTCAAATTGGCTTGGTGATGTCTGTAAACTCAGAGCGCTTGTTATTTCCTGCAGTACAAGTCTACGATGCCAATATCCCGCGCACCGAAGCACCAATCATCGATTTAGAAGCAGCTGGCTTAACCATTGAGAAGGCTTTAAAGCCAAGTGCTCTGCCGGATGCTGTTTTTGAATACCTTAACCCCAGAGCTCGAATCTCCTACTACTTCGACCACAATAAGCGTTTGTAGCTATTTGAACTAGCAGTTGTTCTGCCCAAATCAATTGCTCCACAGTAAATTTTAGACAAAAAAAAGCCGGACCTAAGTCCGGCTTTTTAAGCTTGGTGTCTGAGTTTACTCAGCAGCTTCTTCAACTACTTCTTCAACTTCAGGACGGTCCAATAATTCAATGTATGCCATAGGAGCATTGTCGCCAGCACGGAAACCACATTTTAAAATGCGAGTATAACCGCCTGCACGTTCTTTGAATCGTGGGCCGATTTCAGCAAATAGCTTACCAACTACTTCTGCATCGCGAGTACGAGCAAAAGCTAGACGACGGTTAGCTACACTGTCATTTTTAGCCAATGTAATTAATGGCTCAACAACACGGCGAAGCTCTTTGGCTTTAGGCAATGTTGTCTTGATAACTTCATGGCGAACCAATGAACTGGCCATATTCCGGAACATAGCCTGACGATGGCTACTATTTCGGTTCAATTGACGACCACTCTGACGATGGCGCATGACCTTATCCTTCTATATTAAGACGTTAAAACCAGTGACTACTTATCAGCGATGCTAGCAGGTGGCCAGTTTTCTAGGCGCATGCCTAGAGACAAACCACGTGATGCCAATACATCTTTGATTTCTGTAAGCGACTTTTTACCCAAGTTAGGGGTTTTAAGTAGCTCAACTTCGGTACGTTGTACCAAGTCACCAATGTAATGAATCGCTTCTGCCTTCAAACAGTTAGCAGAGCGTACTGTCAACTCTAGATCATCGACAGGACGAAGCAGGATTGGATCAAACTCTGGCTTCTCTTCTTTTTCTTCAGGCTCACTTACGTCACGTAAGTCAACGAAGGCATCCAACTGCTCTGCAAGAATTGTTGCACTGCGGCGGATAGCTTCCTCTGGATCAAGAGTACCATTGGTTTCCATATCGATAACCAATTTGTCCAAGTCAGTACGTTGCTCTACACGTGCAGCTTCAACAGTATAAGCAATACGCTCTACTGGGCTGTAAGCCGCATCAGTTAGCAAACGACCAATTGGACGCTCTTCATCTTCAGAGTGAACCCGAACTGAAGCTGGTACGTAACCACGACCACGTTCAACCTTAATGCGCATGCTGATTTCAGCGTTGCTGCTAAGGTGACAAATAACGTGCTCAGGGTTAGTGATTTCGACATCAGCGTCGTGCTGAATGTCGCCTGCAACCACAGGACCTGCTCCAGACTTGGTAAGACTCAATGTTACTTCGTCTTTACCTTCTAACTTTACAGCAATACCTTTCAGGTTAAGCAAGATTTCCAAGATATCCTCTTGAACGCCTTCCTTACTGCTGTACTCATGCAACACGCCATCGATTTCTACTTCAGTTACCGCACAACCTGGCATTGAAGATAAAAGAATACGACGAAGAGCGTTACCTAAAGTGTGGCCAAAACCACGCTCTAACGGCTCAAGCGTAACCTTTGCACGAGTTGGGCTAACTTGTTCGATCTCAACTAGCCTTGGTTTTAGAAACTCTGTTACAGAACCCTGCATTGTGTCCTCTCTATAATTCAACTTTACTTAGAGTAAAGTTCGACGATCAGCTGTTCGTTAATTTCCGCAGACAAGTCAGCGCGCTCAGGTAGGCGCTTGAAAGTGCCTTCCATCTTAGTTGCGTCTACTTCTACCCACGATGCCGCTTCACGTTGTCCAGCGATTTCTAATGATGCAACGATACGCGCTTGCTTCTTAGATTTTTCGCGAACACTGATAACGTCTTCTGGTAATACCTTGTAAGAAGGAATGTTTACCACTTTACCGTTTACTAGAATAGCTTTGTGGCTAACTAGCTGACGAGCTTCAGCGCGAGTTGCACCAAAACCTACACGGTAAACAACGTTATCTAAACGACTTTCTAACAACTGCAACAAGTTTTCACCGGTGTTGCCTTTAAGGCGAGCAGCAGCTTTATAGTAGTTGCGGAATTGCTTTTCAAGAATGCCGTATAAACGACGAACTTTTTGCTTCTCACGAAGCTGTAAACCGTAGTCTGAAAGACGCGCTTTACGTGCACCGTGTTGTCCAGGTGCTGTATCCAACTTACACTTTGTGTCGATCGCACGTACACCACTTTTCAAGAAAAGATCGGTACCCTCACGACGGCTAAGTTTAAGCTTTGGACCTAAATATCTTGCCATTTTTCTTTCTCCAATCTATCCAGAAACTACACGCGGCGTTTCTTAGGTGGACGACAGCCATTGTGTGGAATCGGAGTCACGTCGGTGATGTTAGTCACACGGAAACCCGCTGCATGTAATGCACGGATTGAAGACTCACGACCAGGACCTGGGCCGTTTACAAACACTTCTACGTTCTTAAGGCCGTAGTCTTTAGCTGCTTCAGCAGCACGTTCAGCAGCAACCTGTGCAGCAAACGGAGTAGACTTACGAGAACCACGGAAACCTGAACCACCCGCGGTAGCCCAAGAAAGCGCGTTGCCCTGACGATCAGTGATAGTCACGATAGTATTGTTGAAAGAAGCATGGATATGAGCCATGCCATCAGCAACTTGTTTTTTTACGCGTTTACGAGCGCGAGTCGGAGTTTTAGCCATTATCACTCACCCCTTATTTCTTAATAGGTTTGCGAGGACCTTTACGGGTGCGCGCATTAGTTTTAGTGCGCTGACCGCGAAGGGGCAAACTGCGACGATGACGAAGTCCACGGTAACAACCGAGGTCCATCAGGCGCTTAATGTTCATTGATACTTCACGGCGTAGATCACCTTCAACGGTGAATTTAGCTACTTCGTCACGAAGTTTATCGATTTGTGTTTCGTCAAGTTCTCTGATCTTAACATCTTCAGCGATACCAGCTGCCGCACAGATTTTCTGTGAACGGGTTAAGCCAATGCCGAAGATTGCAGTTAAAGCAATAACTGCGTGCTTCTGATCAGGAATGTTAATGCCGGCTATACGGGCCATTGGCACACTCCTATTTTTCGTGTTAAACGAAGGCCATCTGTGAAAAGCCCGTAAGGATACTCAACAGATGACCACATTGCAAATAATATTGTCTTGAAATCTACTAACTAGCCTTGGCGCTGTTTATGCTTTGGCTCACTGCAAATTACACGCACAACACCGTTGCGCTTAATAACTTTACAGTTACGGCAGATTTTCTTAACGGATGCACGTACTTTCATTGCTATCTCCGCGAAAGTTAAAGTCCAATCTCAAGGGCGGCCTATCGGCCGTAACCTTTAAGATTAGCTTTTTTCAGAACCGAACCATATTGATGAGACATCAAATGGGTTTGGACCTGAGCCATAAAGTCCATGATAACCACCACTACAATAAGTAGCGAAGTACCACCGAAGTAGAACTGAACGTTCATTCCGATCATCATAAACTCAGGAATTAAACATACAAACGTGATGTACAAAGCACCAGCTAGGGTTAAACGAGTCATCACCTTGTCGATGTATCGCGAGGTTTGCTCACCAGGGCGAATACCCGGAATGAACGCACCACTCTTCTTCAAGTTATCTGCTGTTTCGCGAGGGTTAAATACCAACGCAGTATAGAAGAAGCAGAAGAAGATAATGGCTGCTGCATACAAGAACACATATAACGGTTGCCCAGGTTGTAAGGTTAGTGACAGGTCAGATAAGAAAGATAAACCTTCGTTTTGACCGAACCACTGCGCCAACGTGCCAGGGAACAGAATAATACTTGAAGCAAAAATAGCTGGGATAACACCCGCCATGTTTACCTTAAGTGGTAAATGTGTGCTTTGCGCAGCAAACACTTTGCGACCTTGTTGGCGTTTTGCATAGTTAACAACGATACGTCGTTGTCCACGTTCTACAAATACCACAAAGAAGGTCACCGCAAATACAAGAGCAACGATGAACAAGAGTAACAACAAATGCAACTCTCCTTGACGCGCCTGCTCAGCCGTCTGACCGATTGCAGAAGGCAATCCTGCCACAATACCAGCAAAAATCAGAATCGAAATCCCGTTGCCAATACCGCGTTCAGTAATTTGCTCACCTAACCACATTAGGAACATTGTTCCCGTTACCAAGCTAACCACCGCAGTGAAATAGAATGGTAGACCTGGGTTGATTACCAGACCAGCCATCATATTTGGTAAGCCAGTAGCTATACCAATAGCTTGGAAGGTTGCTAGAACCAGTGTGCTATAACGCGTGTATTGACTAATTTTACGTCGACCCGACTCGCCTTCCTTTTTAAGTTCGGCAAGTGTTGGGTGAACAACAGTCAATAACTGGATGATAATCGATGCCGAAATATACGGCATGATACCTAACGCGAAAATAGACGCACGTGAAAGTGCACCACCTGAAAACATATTAAACATTTCCAGAATGGTACCTTTCTGCTGGTCAAACAACGCGGCCAGTACAGCGGCATCAATCCCAGGTAACGGCACAAAGGAGCCGGCTCGGAACACAATAATGGCTCCAAGCACAAATAATAAACGACTCTTAAGCTCGCTTAAGCCGCCTTGTGCACTTGCTGATGCTGTTCCTGGATTCTTAGCCATGTTTTGTACTATTCCTCGATTTTACCGCCAGCAGCTTCAATTGCTGCCAGTGCGCCTTTAGTTACACGCAGGCCACGTAAGGTAACTGGTGCTTTTACTTCGCCAGATAGTACTACTTTTGCAAACTTAATGTTGCGAGTAATAAGACCAGCAGCCTTCAAAGCGTCCAAATCTACCACGTCAGCAGTAACTTTAGCTAGCTCGCTAGTGCGAACTTCAGCAGTTACCATTGATTTACGTGAAGTAAAACCAAATTTAGGCAAACGTTGTTTCAAAGGCATTTGACCGCCTTCGAAACCTGGGCGAACACTACCGCCAGAACGAGACTTCTGACCTTTGTGACCGCGACCACCAGTTTTACCTAAACCAGAACCAATACCACGACCTACACGCTTAGCATTTGGCTTAGAGCCAGCTGCTGGAGAAAGAGTATTCAAACGCATGATTATTCTCCCTCAACCTTAACCATGTAAGAAATTTTATTAATCATACCGCGAACACAAGGAGTATCCTCTAGTTCTACAGTGTGGTTAATGCGACGAAGACCTAGACCAGTTAAGGTCGCACGGTGCTTAGGCAAACGCCCGATACCGCTTTTAGTCTGTGTTACTTTAATTTTGTTCGACATGGCTTATTACCCCAGAATTTCTTGGACGCTTAGGCCACGCTTCGCAGCAACGTCTTGTGGAGAATGCATATTCTCAAGAGCGTCGATAGTAGCGCGAACAATGTTAATTGGGTTAGTAGAACCGTATGCCTTAGACAATACGTTCTGCACACCCGCAACTTCTAGAACAGCACGCATCGCACCACCGGCAATAATACCAGTACCCTCTGATGCAGGTTGCATGTAAACACGCGACCCAGAGTGGCGACCCTTAATAGGATGCTGAAGTGTAGTGCCTCTCAGCTGTACA
This region of Agarivorans sp. Alg241-V36 genomic DNA includes:
- the metA gene encoding homoserine O-succinyltransferase, whose protein sequence is MPICIPDQLPAAEVLRNENIFVMPESRAAHQDIRPLEVVLLNLMPKKIETENQILRLLSNSPLQVNVKLLRINHRVSKNTPQEHIDKFYRDFEKLRERNFDGLIITGAPLGQVAFEDVYYWDQVKEIIDWSTTHVTSTLYLCWAAQAALYHLYGLEKQTREKKLSGVYWHQTKHKHNPLVRGFDDAFLAPLSRFAHFDSNLINEETDLKVLADNPEAGSYLFASEDFRQVFITGHPEYAADTLHNEYQRDSQEGLTPQLPENYYPQDDCTNPPCATWRSHGHLLYNNWLNYCVYQITPYDLAELKPKSDNILK
- a CDS encoding HD-GYP domain-containing protein, which gives rise to MAELKLNVERLQIGVYVKLPVKWGEHPFMFTSFKIKSQDQIEVIHNLGLKHVIVVPEKSDKPPLPADQEGSGNSKADSKAQEKAEKALWEEKRARIEELKNYRRNLQKVEKEFDRSMAQVRAVMAKLKSRPLNAVDDATSLINNLADDLLSGENVVLHLMNDSKDADSFYYHSLNVSILAMMLAKAAGFSERDIKILGLAGLFHDVGKMKIPDKILRKPGKLTAQEANLLKMHTKYGADFLKLSETLPAKVKLIAEQHHEFLDGSGYPKKLKGEQIDRLSQLISVVNEYDSLCHPRDVKQTRIPFTVISYLYKQRKEQLNTADLGILIRLLGIYPPGSVVQLSSGQIGLVMSVNSERLLFPAVQVYDANIPRTEAPIIDLEAAGLTIEKALKPSALPDAVFEYLNPRARISYYFDHNKRL
- the rplQ gene encoding 50S ribosomal protein L17 gives rise to the protein MRHRQSGRQLNRNSSHRQAMFRNMASSLVRHEVIKTTLPKAKELRRVVEPLITLAKNDSVANRRLAFARTRDAEVVGKLFAEIGPRFKERAGGYTRILKCGFRAGDNAPMAYIELLDRPEVEEVVEEAAE
- the rpoA gene encoding DNA-directed RNA polymerase subunit alpha; amino-acid sequence: MQGSVTEFLKPRLVEIEQVSPTRAKVTLEPLERGFGHTLGNALRRILLSSMPGCAVTEVEIDGVLHEYSSKEGVQEDILEILLNLKGIAVKLEGKDEVTLSLTKSGAGPVVAGDIQHDADVEITNPEHVICHLSSNAEISMRIKVERGRGYVPASVRVHSEDEERPIGRLLTDAAYSPVERIAYTVEAARVEQRTDLDKLVIDMETNGTLDPEEAIRRSATILAEQLDAFVDLRDVSEPEEKEEKPEFDPILLRPVDDLELTVRSANCLKAEAIHYIGDLVQRTEVELLKTPNLGKKSLTEIKDVLASRGLSLGMRLENWPPASIADK
- the rpsD gene encoding 30S ribosomal protein S4; this encodes MARYLGPKLKLSRREGTDLFLKSGVRAIDTKCKLDTAPGQHGARKARLSDYGLQLREKQKVRRLYGILEKQFRNYYKAAARLKGNTGENLLQLLESRLDNVVYRVGFGATRAEARQLVSHKAILVNGKVVNIPSYKVLPEDVISVREKSKKQARIVASLEIAGQREAASWVEVDATKMEGTFKRLPERADLSAEINEQLIVELYSK
- the rpsK gene encoding 30S ribosomal protein S11, translating into MAKTPTRARKRVKKQVADGMAHIHASFNNTIVTITDRQGNALSWATAGGSGFRGSRKSTPFAAQVAAERAAEAAKDYGLKNVEVFVNGPGPGRESSIRALHAAGFRVTNITDVTPIPHNGCRPPKKRRV
- the rpsM gene encoding 30S ribosomal protein S13, with the translated sequence MARIAGINIPDQKHAVIALTAIFGIGLTRSQKICAAAGIAEDVKIRELDETQIDKLRDEVAKFTVEGDLRREVSMNIKRLMDLGCYRGLRHRRSLPLRGQRTKTNARTRKGPRKPIKK
- the rpmJ gene encoding 50S ribosomal protein L36: MKVRASVKKICRNCKVIKRNGVVRVICSEPKHKQRQG
- the secY gene encoding preprotein translocase subunit SecY, producing MAKNPGTASASAQGGLSELKSRLLFVLGAIIVFRAGSFVPLPGIDAAVLAALFDQQKGTILEMFNMFSGGALSRASIFALGIMPYISASIIIQLLTVVHPTLAELKKEGESGRRKISQYTRYSTLVLATFQAIGIATGLPNMMAGLVINPGLPFYFTAVVSLVTGTMFLMWLGEQITERGIGNGISILIFAGIVAGLPSAIGQTAEQARQGELHLLLLLFIVALVFAVTFFVVFVERGQRRIVVNYAKRQQGRKVFAAQSTHLPLKVNMAGVIPAIFASSIILFPGTLAQWFGQNEGLSFLSDLSLTLQPGQPLYVFLYAAAIIFFCFFYTALVFNPRETADNLKKSGAFIPGIRPGEQTSRYIDKVMTRLTLAGALYITFVCLIPEFMMIGMNVQFYFGGTSLLIVVVVIMDFMAQVQTHLMSHQYGSVLKKANLKGYGR
- the rplO gene encoding 50S ribosomal protein L15, giving the protein MRLNTLSPAAGSKPNAKRVGRGIGSGLGKTGGRGHKGQKSRSGGSVRPGFEGGQMPLKQRLPKFGFTSRKSMVTAEVRTSELAKVTADVVDLDALKAAGLITRNIKFAKVVLSGEVKAPVTLRGLRVTKGALAAIEAAGGKIEE
- the rpmD gene encoding 50S ribosomal protein L30 — translated: MSNKIKVTQTKSGIGRLPKHRATLTGLGLRRINHTVELEDTPCVRGMINKISYMVKVEGE
- the rpsE gene encoding 30S ribosomal protein S5, whose amino-acid sequence is MSKFEAQAGSDLNEKLIAVNRVSKVVKGGRIFSFTALTVVGDGNGRVGFGYGKAREVPAAIQKAMEKARRNLTSVQLRGTTLQHPIKGRHSGSRVYMQPASEGTGIIAGGAMRAVLEVAGVQNVLSKAYGSTNPINIVRATIDALENMHSPQDVAAKRGLSVQEILG